In a single window of the Cuculus canorus isolate bCucCan1 chromosome 25, bCucCan1.pri, whole genome shotgun sequence genome:
- the LOC128854588 gene encoding olfactory receptor 6F1-like, giving the protein MFSLSQVDPFFTWRMVQEEMSPGSFPLAEPMDLDIWEDMENGTSVEEFILLGFQGRWHKRVCLAVLFALIYSLTIMGNTSIIALVWTTRKLQTPMYFFLCNLSFLEIWYTTGVVPKAIGVLLGTSQTISFRVCILQLFFFLSLGSTECFLLSVMAYDRYLAVCCPLRYSSLMSRGLSARLVLGSWLGGFLAISLLAFLTSRLTFCGPDVINHFLCDIDSCLALSCSDTRLLELASFLVSIVVVVASCVGTLVSYAFIISSILRIQSAHGRKKAFSTCSAHLGVVTIWYGSSVFLYVKPSAQNSLERNKLVNTFNTVITPLLNPFIYTLRNREVKEALGYAFQRK; this is encoded by the exons ATGTTTTCCCTCAGCCAAGTGGACCCTTTCTTCACCTGGAGGATGGTGCAGGAAGAGATGTCACCTGGATCATTTCCTTTGGCTGAGCCG ATGGACCTGGACATATGGGAGGACATGGAAAATGGGACGAGTGTGGAAGAGTTCATCCTTCTTGGCTTCCAAGGCAGGTGGCATAAGCGGGTCTGCCTTGCGGTGCTATTTGCCCTGATCTACTCCCTGACAATAATGGGCAACACATCCATCATAGCCCTCGTGTGGACAACCAGGAAACTCCAGACCCCAATgtactttttcctctgcaatcTCTCCTTTCTGGAGATCTGGTACACTACGGGCGTTGTGCCCAAAGCCATAGGAGTCTTGCTGGGAACAAGCCAGACCATCTCCTTCCGTGTCTGCATCCTCcagttattcttttttctctccctgggCTCCACTGAGTGTTTTCTCCTGTCTGTCATGGCCTATGACCGCTACTTAGCCGTGTGCTGCCCCCTGAGGTACAGCTCCCTCATGAGCAGGGGCCTCTCTGCTCGCCTGGTGCTCGGCTCCTGGCTGGGAGGCTTTCTGGCCATCTCCCTgctggccttcctgacctccaGGCTGACGTTCTGTGGGCCGGATGTCATCAATCATTTTCTCTGTGATATCGATTCCTGCCTCGCCCTCTCTTGCAGTGACACGCGGCTCCTGGAGCTGGCAAGCTTCCTAGTCTCCATCGTTGTTGTGGTGGCCTCCTGTGTGGGCACCCTGGTCTCCTACGCATTCATCATCTCTTCCATCCTGAGAATCCAGTCAGCCCATGGCCGCAAAAAGGCCTTTTCCACTTGCTCTGCCCATCTCGGTGTCGTCACGATCTGGTACGGCTCCAGCGTCTTCCTGTATGTCAAGCCATCAGCCCAGAACTCCCTGGAGCGGAACAAACTCGTCAATACCTTCAACACAGTTATAACTCCACTGTTGAACCCCTTCATTTACACACTCAGGAACAGAGAAGTGAAGGAAGCTCTGGGGTACGCTTTCCAGAGAAAGTGA